One window from the genome of Vagococcus entomophilus encodes:
- a CDS encoding glutamate-5-semialdehyde dehydrogenase, with amino-acid sequence MELSTLGQQAQKASYALAQASTSEKNQLLHEMACEVVTQTSLILAANQKDLTTAQKSGMSPTMLDRLTLTTERIKEMANGIEQIASLQDPIGTVDKMWKNEQELLIGKQRVPLGVVGIIYESRPNVTTDAACLCFKAGNAVILKGGKEAFYSNQALVLVLKKVLERSSFSPDLIQFVEDTSRETTKALMCLNDYLDVLIPRGGAGLIKAVVEQATVPVIETGTGNCHIYVDKDAQMEMARDILINAKCQRPSVCNAAETLLIHKEVAADFLPIFEEALAEYQVEIRADETALTYLKHALPATELDFKLEFLDYTLAIKVVNSIDEAMQHIQRYGTKHSEAIISDNYFATQLFLQQVDAAAVYANASTRFTDGFMFGFGAEIGISTQKLHARGPMGLEALTSTKYIIYGNGQIRP; translated from the coding sequence ATGGAACTATCTACTCTTGGCCAGCAGGCACAAAAGGCGTCTTACGCACTTGCCCAAGCAAGTACTTCTGAAAAAAATCAGCTACTACATGAAATGGCATGTGAAGTTGTCACTCAAACCTCTTTGATTCTTGCAGCCAATCAAAAAGATTTGACCACTGCCCAAAAAAGTGGAATGAGCCCAACAATGTTGGACCGGTTGACCCTAACTACAGAAAGAATCAAAGAAATGGCAAACGGAATCGAACAAATCGCCTCTCTTCAAGATCCAATCGGTACTGTCGATAAAATGTGGAAAAATGAACAAGAGCTTCTAATTGGAAAGCAGCGTGTACCTCTTGGCGTGGTAGGCATTATCTACGAGTCCAGGCCCAACGTGACGACTGATGCCGCTTGTCTGTGCTTCAAAGCGGGAAATGCCGTGATTCTAAAAGGTGGGAAAGAAGCCTTTTATTCGAATCAAGCACTCGTCTTGGTGCTTAAAAAAGTTCTTGAACGCTCTTCTTTCTCTCCTGACCTCATTCAATTTGTTGAAGACACTTCTAGGGAAACAACCAAAGCGTTGATGTGTTTAAACGACTATCTTGACGTCTTGATTCCTCGTGGAGGTGCTGGCCTAATCAAAGCCGTTGTCGAACAAGCAACCGTTCCAGTAATTGAAACTGGTACCGGAAACTGCCATATCTATGTCGACAAAGATGCGCAAATGGAGATGGCTCGTGATATCCTGATTAACGCAAAATGCCAACGCCCTTCTGTTTGTAACGCTGCCGAAACTTTATTAATTCATAAAGAAGTCGCTGCGGATTTTTTACCGATTTTCGAAGAAGCACTGGCTGAATATCAAGTAGAGATTCGTGCAGATGAAACAGCCTTAACTTACTTAAAACATGCTTTACCTGCGACTGAATTAGATTTTAAGCTAGAGTTTTTAGATTACACATTAGCAATAAAAGTGGTAAACTCAATAGATGAGGCGATGCAACACATCCAACGCTACGGCACCAAACATTCTGAGGCCATTATTAGTGATAACTATTTTGCCACTCAATTGTTTTTACAACAAGTGGATGCCGCTGCCGTCTATGCCAATGCTTCAACTCGTTTCACAGATGGCTTTATGTTTGGCTTTGGAGCAGAAATCGGCATTAGTACTCAAAAGCTCCATGCACGTGGTCCAATGGGACTAGAGGCTCTTACCTCGACCAAATATATTATATACGGAAATGGGCAAATCAGACCCTAA
- a CDS encoding YfhO family protein yields the protein MIQRITRFLKREKIYMGAAFFIPIVLMFAIYLSIGIYWGSDRSILASDAFAQFSNFHASFNNVLHGKQSIFYTWNAALGLNYFSLMAYYLGGLFTPLVFFFPNSAIPDALYVLTLLKIGVASLAFWFYAKETFKIPKWTQVSLAISYSLMSFITAHSELIMWLDAFIYLPLIILGINRLMDKKKPICLFVSYLLLFISNFYMAFMIGVFSFLYFLARTFTNWTRYKKDILPYFITSILAGISSMVMILPTLMDLRSNGEALTQIVRFKTEATGFWDVVIKNMIGVFDTTKYGSIPFIYAGLFPLVFCIYFFVTKKIALKEKVAYGCILLFVFISFYIEPLNLLWQGMHAPNMFLFRFSFTFSFLVIMLAGYGFEKYRPTDEGYLVGIIILLAALFTLAKGFIQDGKYAYVTDNSFYFTLLFLAFYLLTIVLYQRQQIPLKRLAMVLLLLMGAEATLNTNSMIHGILSDWNYASRSLYSAPYKEYQDAVSQTQKKDTSEFYRMETLDPISPNDSINYGFSGISLFSSIRNRNSSSLLNDLGYRSKGTNLNLRYQNNTLLMDSLFGIKYNLSKIDPLKYGYYQSYSNTQYKMYENTNAAALGTLTDTNIYKTKLPKTDNLGSQTNLFNRLSDSSFTYFSFVKPTLVNSANTTITHPTSNTVQYAEQQKNVAKTLSWSVVVPAGKQAYMSLFTSNYNQLESSSATITVNGQSVKTQINITGQYYNLGYYAADTVVNFSITFYGSTAVSFVDPPVVLMDVANYQAAAEKIQNKRVAFKTSGRKATATVTVKKNQSVLFTTIPYDKGWSAYVDGKKVAIKSFKEAFITIPVSPGKHKIELRFLPNGFKLGTIGFILGICLFSFYVYYLNKKKEATLS from the coding sequence ATGATACAACGAATAACACGTTTTCTTAAGCGGGAAAAAATTTATATGGGTGCTGCATTTTTCATCCCCATTGTCTTGATGTTTGCTATTTATCTTAGCATCGGAATTTATTGGGGCAGCGATCGTAGTATTTTAGCCAGCGATGCATTTGCACAATTCTCTAATTTTCACGCCAGTTTCAATAATGTTTTACATGGAAAGCAAAGTATTTTTTATACTTGGAATGCCGCTTTAGGTTTGAACTATTTTTCTTTGATGGCTTATTATTTAGGTGGGTTATTCACGCCACTGGTATTCTTTTTCCCAAACAGTGCCATTCCAGATGCATTGTACGTCTTAACTCTACTTAAAATCGGCGTAGCAAGCCTAGCTTTTTGGTTTTATGCCAAAGAGACGTTCAAGATTCCAAAATGGACTCAGGTCTCACTAGCCATTTCTTATTCTTTGATGTCCTTTATTACTGCTCATTCTGAATTAATCATGTGGTTGGATGCTTTTATTTATTTGCCTTTAATTATTTTAGGGATTAATCGTCTAATGGACAAGAAAAAGCCAATCTGTTTATTTGTTTCCTATTTGCTATTATTTATTTCTAATTTCTACATGGCTTTTATGATTGGTGTTTTTTCATTCTTATACTTTTTGGCTCGAACTTTTACAAACTGGACAAGATACAAAAAAGATATTTTGCCTTACTTCATTACTTCCATTCTTGCAGGTATTTCTTCGATGGTTATGATTTTGCCGACACTGATGGATTTGCGTTCAAACGGAGAAGCACTGACTCAAATTGTACGCTTTAAAACAGAAGCTACGGGATTTTGGGATGTGGTTATAAAAAATATGATTGGCGTTTTCGATACAACGAAATACGGCTCCATTCCTTTTATTTATGCCGGACTTTTCCCACTAGTTTTTTGCATTTACTTTTTCGTAACGAAAAAAATTGCGCTGAAAGAAAAAGTAGCTTATGGCTGTATTTTGCTCTTTGTCTTTATTAGTTTTTATATTGAGCCTTTGAATCTACTTTGGCAAGGAATGCATGCTCCAAATATGTTTTTATTCCGTTTTAGTTTTACATTCTCATTCTTAGTGATTATGCTAGCAGGCTATGGATTTGAAAAGTATCGCCCAACAGATGAAGGGTATTTAGTCGGTATTATCATTTTGCTTGCTGCTTTGTTTACGCTTGCGAAAGGATTCATTCAAGATGGAAAATATGCCTATGTAACAGACAACTCTTTTTATTTCACACTGTTATTCTTAGCCTTTTATTTACTCACCATTGTGTTGTACCAACGGCAGCAGATTCCACTCAAACGCTTAGCAATGGTCCTTTTGTTACTAATGGGTGCTGAGGCGACCCTTAATACCAACAGCATGATTCATGGTATTTTGTCTGATTGGAATTATGCTTCACGCAGTCTTTACTCTGCTCCTTATAAAGAGTATCAGGATGCAGTTTCTCAAACACAGAAGAAAGACACGAGTGAATTTTATCGAATGGAGACGCTTGACCCAATCTCGCCTAATGACAGTATTAACTATGGGTTTAGCGGTATCTCACTCTTTTCATCCATTCGTAATCGAAACTCTTCTTCGTTGTTAAATGATTTAGGCTATCGTTCAAAAGGAACCAATCTAAATTTGCGCTATCAAAATAATACCTTACTGATGGACTCCTTGTTTGGCATCAAATATAATTTGTCCAAAATAGATCCATTGAAATACGGGTACTACCAAAGTTATAGTAATACGCAATATAAAATGTATGAAAATACAAATGCTGCTGCTCTGGGTACACTAACAGATACGAATATTTACAAAACAAAGTTACCCAAAACAGATAACCTTGGTTCACAAACCAATTTATTTAATCGACTCTCGGATAGTTCGTTTACCTATTTTTCTTTTGTTAAACCAACCTTGGTCAATTCAGCCAACACGACGATTACACATCCAACAAGCAATACCGTCCAGTATGCTGAACAACAAAAAAATGTAGCTAAGACTTTATCCTGGAGCGTTGTCGTGCCTGCTGGTAAACAAGCCTATATGAGTCTGTTTACCTCTAATTACAACCAGTTGGAAAGTTCGTCTGCAACCATAACCGTAAATGGACAAAGTGTGAAAACCCAAATTAATATTACGGGTCAATATTATAATCTGGGTTACTATGCGGCAGATACTGTGGTTAATTTTTCCATCACTTTTTATGGTTCTACAGCAGTTAGCTTCGTTGATCCTCCGGTTGTCTTAATGGATGTTGCCAACTATCAAGCTGCTGCTGAAAAAATTCAAAACAAGCGTGTTGCATTTAAAACAAGTGGACGTAAAGCAACCGCAACTGTTACTGTAAAGAAAAATCAATCGGTTCTCTTTACAACCATCCCGTATGACAAGGGCTGGAGTGCTTACGTTGATGGAAAAAAAGTGGCAATTAAATCCTTTAAAGAAGCATTTATTACCATTCCTGTTTCACCCGGTAAACATAAGATTGAACTACGGTTCTTACCAAATGGCTTCAAACTTGGGACTATCGGTTTTATTTTGGGTATCTGTCTCTTTAGCTTCTACGTATACTACCTAAATAAAAAAAAGGAGGCTACTCTAAGCTAA
- a CDS encoding PhzF family phenazine biosynthesis protein produces MKITVYVARAFSKNHKGGNKAGVVLMEQKLSNAQKLAIAQQLGYSETAFLSKSERADYQLAYFTPKEEVALCGHATIATFSILRQLNQLYKDHYTIETNSGILEIKVEDDVIFMEQNKPAFYDVLMLNELIHCFDSQAIDSKYPIQIVSTGLKDILVPIKSEEQLRTLQPNFEAIKAVSKKYNVIGMHLFTFKEAHMSCRNFAPLYEINEEAATGTSNAALACYLYEKGYAQRELYVFEQGESLNSPSEILVKVATDGQKKIKNVYVGGKGDYCETQNLNI; encoded by the coding sequence ATGAAAATCACCGTTTATGTTGCAAGAGCCTTTAGTAAAAATCATAAAGGTGGGAACAAAGCAGGCGTGGTGCTAATGGAGCAAAAATTGAGCAATGCACAAAAATTAGCAATTGCGCAACAATTAGGCTATTCTGAAACAGCATTTTTATCAAAATCTGAACGGGCAGATTATCAATTAGCATATTTCACACCAAAAGAAGAAGTCGCTTTATGTGGACATGCGACAATTGCTACTTTTTCGATATTGAGGCAGCTCAACCAACTTTACAAAGATCACTATACGATTGAAACAAACAGTGGAATTCTTGAAATTAAAGTGGAAGATGACGTCATATTTATGGAGCAAAACAAACCAGCATTCTATGATGTACTCATGTTGAACGAGCTTATCCATTGTTTTGATAGCCAAGCGATAGATTCTAAGTATCCTATTCAAATTGTCTCTACGGGGCTCAAAGATATCTTAGTTCCTATAAAAAGTGAAGAGCAATTGCGGACTTTGCAGCCTAATTTTGAAGCAATCAAAGCGGTTAGTAAAAAATACAACGTGATAGGAATGCATCTATTTACTTTTAAAGAGGCACACATGTCCTGTAGAAACTTTGCTCCGTTATACGAGATTAATGAAGAAGCAGCGACTGGAACGTCGAATGCCGCACTAGCATGTTATCTTTATGAAAAGGGGTATGCGCAGCGAGAACTCTATGTATTTGAACAAGGAGAATCTTTAAACTCACCTTCTGAGATACTGGTGAAAGTCGCAACGGATGGTCAGAAAAAAATAAAAAATGTCTACGTTGGTGGTAAAGGAGATTACTGTGAAACTCAGAACTTGAATATCTGA
- a CDS encoding 1,4-dihydroxy-2-naphthoate polyprenyltransferase, producing MNWKIFAELVEFKAKAASVFPFVIGMAYAWFHYKHIELMNMFLFFVAMFLFNMAVDILDNYMDYHHATEVHDYREKTNIIGREGLSLRLVRNMIIGFIGIAAILGLYLTIRTNGIVLILGIISFSVGIFYSSGPKPLSGLPVGEVLSGVTMGFLIPLICVYLNVSHLVQFSFSFFGNIFLMSLPAVFAIANLMLANNTCDLEEDVLNKRFTLVYYMGKPAAVRLFQLLAILPFITTTFSVFLGVVPRLLLFLWVIAPIIWRNTKQYSQRQIKLETFPLAIKNLILTVSVFSVLFVLGLFIY from the coding sequence ATGAATTGGAAAATTTTTGCGGAATTAGTAGAGTTTAAGGCCAAAGCAGCGAGTGTTTTTCCTTTTGTAATAGGGATGGCATATGCGTGGTTTCATTATAAACATATTGAGCTTATGAATATGTTTTTATTCTTTGTTGCGATGTTTTTATTTAATATGGCAGTGGATATCTTAGATAACTATATGGATTATCACCATGCAACAGAGGTACATGATTATAGGGAGAAAACAAATATTATCGGGCGTGAGGGTTTATCCCTACGACTTGTCCGCAACATGATCATTGGATTCATAGGTATTGCGGCAATATTGGGACTATATTTAACCATTAGAACAAATGGGATTGTTTTAATACTTGGGATAATCAGTTTCAGCGTTGGGATTTTCTACTCTTCAGGACCAAAACCATTGTCAGGTTTACCTGTGGGCGAAGTATTGTCAGGTGTGACGATGGGCTTTTTGATTCCGTTAATTTGTGTGTATTTAAATGTTTCTCATTTAGTCCAATTTAGTTTCAGTTTTTTTGGCAATATTTTTCTCATGTCCCTCCCAGCAGTTTTCGCGATTGCGAATCTAATGCTTGCTAATAATACATGTGATTTAGAAGAAGATGTACTAAATAAGCGGTTTACACTGGTTTACTATATGGGAAAACCAGCAGCGGTTCGTCTGTTTCAATTGCTTGCTATTTTACCGTTTATTACTACAACTTTTTCCGTATTTTTAGGGGTTGTCCCTAGACTACTATTATTTTTATGGGTGATTGCGCCTATTATTTGGAGAAATACAAAACAATATTCACAAAGGCAAATCAAATTAGAAACATTCCCACTTGCAATCAAAAACTTAATTTTGACGGTCTCTGTTTTTTCTGTTTTATTTGTTTTAGGCCTATTTATTTACTAA
- a CDS encoding YitT family protein, with the protein MNKKIFYNVVKILLGSFIFAISINVFSISNNLGEGGVTGLTMLLYYGFSWSPALTNILFNSVLLVIGYKFLGKDTIYYTLVSVFGMSFFLKITSTWAFHTNQTIIAAISAGFLMGLGMGVIMRAGGTTAGSAILAKLMNKYFGWNTSYALLFFDILVVVPSIFMIGLENMLFTIVSLSVSTFILNFILEGSNPKKAITIISDKHEEIASKVTRELDRGITVVPGYGYYQGADKTILYIVVSNQQLLEVYKIINEFDEYAFVIVNEVQHVIGEGFTRQIYED; encoded by the coding sequence GTGAATAAAAAAATTTTTTACAACGTAGTAAAAATTTTGTTGGGATCATTTATTTTTGCCATATCGATTAACGTGTTTTCGATTAGCAACAATTTAGGAGAAGGTGGCGTTACAGGGTTAACGATGCTGCTGTATTATGGATTCTCGTGGTCACCAGCCTTAACCAATATTTTGTTTAATTCGGTTTTATTAGTGATTGGATACAAGTTTTTAGGGAAGGACACCATTTACTATACATTGGTCTCAGTTTTTGGAATGTCATTCTTTTTAAAAATCACAAGTACATGGGCTTTTCATACCAATCAAACCATTATCGCAGCAATTAGTGCAGGATTTCTAATGGGCTTAGGTATGGGTGTTATCATGCGAGCTGGGGGAACAACAGCAGGTAGTGCTATTCTTGCTAAGTTGATGAATAAATATTTTGGTTGGAATACTAGTTATGCATTGCTTTTCTTTGATATTTTGGTTGTGGTGCCTTCCATTTTTATGATTGGATTAGAAAATATGTTGTTTACGATAGTTTCTTTATCTGTGTCAACATTTATTTTAAACTTTATCCTAGAAGGTTCCAACCCTAAAAAAGCAATCACGATTATTTCTGACAAACATGAAGAAATTGCTAGTAAAGTAACGAGAGAATTAGATCGTGGTATCACCGTCGTTCCAGGCTACGGCTATTATCAAGGGGCGGATAAAACGATTTTATATATTGTTGTGAGCAATCAACAGTTATTAGAGGTATACAAGATCATTAATGAGTTTGATGAGTATGCTTTTGTGATTGTAAATGAAGTACAACATGTTATAGGAGAAGGCTTTACACGCCAAATATATGAGGATTAG
- a CDS encoding DUF1015 domain-containing protein, whose translation MVQIRPFKGIRPEEKLVEKIASLPYDVLDSNEARALGEKNPYSYLHIDKAEIDLPETRSPYDCTVYEQARKNLAAFQKKHWLKKEDQPVLYLYELTMSGHVQTGIVCCTSIEEYLEGQIKKHEYTRPEKEQDRINHSDVCDANTSPIFLTYRAQDAIDELICKWKDQFSPIYNFTSFHNVTHRVWLVDQTETITQLERLFRNVPALYIADGHHRTESAVKVGQKRQAQFPDAPSDAEFNVFLSVLFPKEQLKILDYNRVLNVPIPPNFLQQLEQHFFLKKVKKAEAKPQTKHDFALYLNHQWYRLTAKHPTSSKDIIDQLDVTILQKEVFERFFDIQDIRTDKRIDFVGGIRGLDELERLVDNQTFTLAFALFPTTMDDLLNVADHGLIMPPKSTWFEPKLLSGLFVHDFETK comes from the coding sequence ATGGTACAAATTAGACCTTTCAAGGGCATTCGTCCAGAGGAAAAATTGGTAGAAAAAATAGCCTCTCTTCCTTATGATGTCTTAGACTCAAATGAAGCAAGAGCACTCGGAGAAAAAAATCCATATTCCTACTTGCACATTGACAAAGCAGAAATTGATTTGCCAGAAACTCGATCACCCTATGATTGCACGGTGTACGAACAAGCTCGAAAAAACTTAGCAGCGTTCCAAAAAAAGCACTGGCTAAAAAAAGAAGACCAGCCTGTTCTTTATCTTTATGAGTTAACAATGTCTGGCCATGTACAAACGGGGATTGTTTGTTGCACTTCGATTGAAGAGTATCTTGAGGGGCAAATCAAAAAACATGAATATACTCGCCCTGAAAAGGAACAAGACAGAATTAACCATAGTGATGTTTGTGATGCCAATACAAGTCCTATCTTTCTTACTTACCGGGCGCAAGACGCAATTGATGAACTCATCTGTAAATGGAAAGATCAATTTTCTCCCATTTACAATTTTACTAGCTTTCACAATGTCACCCACCGTGTTTGGCTAGTTGATCAAACAGAGACTATTACCCAGCTCGAACGTTTATTCCGTAATGTCCCAGCGCTTTATATTGCAGATGGTCATCACCGGACAGAATCTGCAGTCAAAGTCGGCCAAAAAAGACAAGCACAGTTTCCCGATGCTCCGTCTGACGCTGAATTCAATGTGTTCTTATCTGTCCTCTTCCCAAAAGAGCAATTAAAAATTTTGGACTATAATCGAGTGTTAAACGTTCCAATTCCGCCAAATTTTCTTCAGCAATTAGAACAACATTTTTTCCTAAAGAAGGTCAAAAAAGCGGAAGCCAAACCACAAACTAAGCACGATTTTGCGCTTTATTTGAATCATCAGTGGTATCGATTAACAGCAAAACACCCAACCAGCTCAAAAGACATAATTGATCAGCTAGATGTGACCATTTTACAGAAAGAGGTATTTGAACGTTTCTTTGACATTCAGGATATCCGTACCGACAAACGCATCGATTTTGTTGGAGGAATTCGCGGATTAGATGAGTTAGAGCGTTTGGTAGACAATCAAACCTTTACGCTTGCATTTGCTTTATTTCCAACAACTATGGATGATTTGCTAAATGTCGCAGATCACGGACTCATCATGCCTCCAAAGTCAACATGGTTTGAACCTAAGCTACTAAGTGGGCTATTTGTCCACGATTTTGAAACAAAATAA
- a CDS encoding sugar O-acetyltransferase — protein sequence MRSEKEKMLAEGLYNPGDAELVSIRKNARKLVREINQTHEDEYEKRATLVKQLFGGHKKAVYVEPPFHCDYGENITVGDNFYANFDCIMLDVASITIGDNVMFGPRATLCTATHPIDAAVRNSDVELAKAIHIGNNVWFGANVTVNPGVSIGDNVVVGSGAVVTKNIPSNVVAAGNPCKILRDITSEERAYWQRQHQEYLEECK from the coding sequence GTGAGAAGTGAAAAAGAAAAAATGTTAGCAGAGGGACTGTATAATCCTGGAGATGCAGAGCTTGTAAGCATACGAAAAAATGCCCGGAAGTTAGTGAGAGAAATTAATCAGACTCACGAAGATGAATATGAAAAGCGGGCTACTTTAGTTAAACAACTATTTGGAGGACACAAAAAAGCTGTCTATGTGGAGCCGCCTTTTCACTGTGATTACGGAGAAAATATCACGGTTGGTGACAACTTTTATGCCAATTTCGATTGCATTATGTTGGATGTTGCATCAATCACAATTGGCGACAATGTGATGTTTGGCCCAAGAGCAACGCTATGTACAGCGACTCATCCAATTGATGCAGCAGTTAGAAATAGTGATGTCGAACTCGCAAAGGCAATTCATATTGGCAACAATGTCTGGTTTGGTGCAAATGTTACGGTAAATCCTGGTGTTAGCATTGGCGATAATGTGGTAGTAGGTTCGGGAGCAGTGGTGACAAAAAATATCCCTAGTAACGTTGTTGCTGCTGGAAATCCATGTAAAATTTTGCGTGACATCACCTCAGAAGAACGAGCGTATTGGCAAAGGCAACACCAAGAGTATTTGGAAGAATGTAAATAA
- the hisJ gene encoding histidinol-phosphatase HisJ — protein MLRKRDGHTHTEYCPHGTVDDVELLIQKAISLGFQEYSITEHAPLPKSIYSEGAGPAEIFTTGGMAFNDVDHYLNKMARLKQKYKSDLCLHIGFEVDYFDTHLDWTKDFLNEYGPKTDDGILSVHFLPGIDGLRGIDFSAEDYSEGIVRYYQSFQKAQEAYYDMVLRSLEADLGPFKPTRLGHISLCQKFQDFFQEESSFSPTSQKIIEEILLKVAEKQYSLDLNTAGLYKEFCNDIYPPAELVKKARSLNIPLVYGSDSHDLADIGRGYTKIEQWI, from the coding sequence TTGTTAAGAAAAAGAGACGGGCATACACATACTGAATACTGCCCACATGGTACAGTTGATGATGTAGAGTTATTGATTCAAAAAGCAATTTCCCTAGGTTTTCAAGAATACAGTATTACCGAGCATGCCCCTCTACCTAAAAGCATTTATTCAGAAGGTGCAGGACCTGCTGAAATCTTTACTACCGGTGGTATGGCGTTCAATGATGTGGACCATTATCTAAATAAGATGGCTCGTTTGAAGCAAAAATACAAGAGCGATCTTTGTTTACATATTGGCTTTGAAGTCGATTATTTTGATACTCATCTTGATTGGACTAAAGATTTTTTAAACGAATACGGTCCAAAAACAGATGATGGGATTCTTTCCGTTCATTTTCTTCCTGGAATAGATGGTTTGCGTGGTATCGATTTTTCTGCTGAGGATTACAGTGAAGGTATTGTACGCTATTATCAGTCGTTTCAAAAAGCACAGGAAGCTTATTATGACATGGTTTTACGCTCCTTAGAAGCTGATTTAGGCCCTTTCAAACCGACGCGTCTAGGACATATTTCTTTGTGTCAAAAATTTCAAGATTTTTTCCAAGAAGAGAGTTCATTTTCACCTACATCTCAAAAAATTATAGAGGAAATTTTGCTAAAAGTTGCAGAAAAACAGTATAGTTTAGACTTAAATACAGCAGGTCTATACAAAGAATTTTGTAATGACATTTATCCTCCAGCCGAATTAGTAAAAAAAGCACGTTCCTTAAATATTCCTCTAGTCTATGGATCTGACTCGCATGATTTAGCAGATATCGGAAGAGGTTATACAAAAATTGAACAGTGGATTTAA
- the proB gene encoding glutamate 5-kinase, with protein MRQNLKNAQRIVIKIGTSSLIYPNGKVNLHAIDQLAFVLSDLKNQGKEIVLVSSGAIGVGMNTLKLDKRPVSIPEQQAVAAIGQLELMNIYTQRFHLYNQTIGQLLLTRDVVEYPKSRTNVKNTLEQLIKMNCIPIVNENDTVAVDELDHQTKFGDNDQLSALVTQLCHADLLIMLSDIDGFYSDNPVKNPQAQLFSEIHEITPASYECSKGTGTKFGTGGMQSKLKAAEKLLANNKQMVLANGNNPLIIFEILSGKAIGTLFVNQAQRL; from the coding sequence ATGCGCCAAAATTTAAAAAATGCGCAACGCATTGTGATTAAAATTGGGACTAGTTCCCTAATCTATCCAAATGGAAAAGTAAATTTACACGCTATTGACCAGCTTGCATTTGTCCTAAGTGACTTGAAAAATCAAGGAAAAGAAATTGTATTGGTTTCTTCTGGAGCAATTGGCGTTGGGATGAATACTTTAAAGTTGGACAAACGACCCGTTTCAATTCCCGAACAGCAAGCAGTTGCAGCAATTGGGCAACTTGAACTCATGAATATTTATACTCAACGATTTCATCTGTACAATCAAACCATTGGCCAACTGCTGCTGACGCGAGACGTCGTTGAATACCCTAAAAGCCGAACAAATGTAAAGAACACGCTTGAACAACTGATTAAAATGAATTGTATCCCAATTGTGAATGAGAATGATACCGTTGCAGTTGATGAGTTAGATCATCAAACCAAATTTGGGGATAATGATCAACTTTCAGCACTAGTCACCCAACTGTGCCATGCTGATTTACTTATCATGCTATCAGATATTGACGGTTTCTACTCTGATAATCCTGTTAAAAACCCTCAGGCGCAGTTATTTTCAGAAATCCATGAGATCACGCCAGCTAGCTACGAATGCTCAAAAGGGACGGGAACTAAATTTGGAACAGGTGGCATGCAAAGCAAATTAAAAGCTGCGGAAAAGCTACTAGCGAACAACAAGCAAATGGTGTTAGCCAATGGGAACAATCCACTCATTATCTTTGAAATTTTATCTGGAAAAGCGATTGGAACACTCTTTGTAAATCAAGCACAGAGACTATAA